Genomic segment of Desulfovibrio oxyclinae DSM 11498:
CTGCCGGACGGTACCCTGCTCATGACCATCGGCGACGGCGGCAACCCGCCGGTCAAGGTGGACGGCAAGCTGTCGCGTAAATACGCGCAGGATCTGCGCAGCCATCTCGGGAAGATTCTGCGGTTCAACGACGACGGCTCGCCGGTCGGCTCCGGCGCTTTTGCCGAGGAAGGTGGGCTGCCGGAACTGTACTCGGCAGGGCATCGCAATATTCAAGGGCTGGCCCATGATCCCATCCGCGGCACAGTATGGGTAAGTGAACACGGTGCATTGGGCGGCGACGAACTCAACCGTATCGAGCCGGGCGGAAACTACGGCTGGCCGCTGGCGACGTTCAGCAAGGAATACCTCTTCGCCCGGGAAATCTCGGAGCACACCAGCCTGCCGGGCAAGGTCGATCCTTCTCTCGTGTGGCTGGAGGGCATCGCCCCGTCCGGGCTGTGCCTGTACACCGGCGATGCTTTCCCGCAGTGGAAGGGCGATCTGCTTGCAGGCGGCCTGCGCGGCAAAACCATCCGGCTCGTGGAGTTGGATAGGGCCGGCAACGTTACCGGCGAAAAGCGCATTGAGATGAACGAGCGCGTGCGGGAGATCTCGCAGGGTCCCAACGGCCTGATATATGTGCTCACGGACGAGGATGACGGAAAGTTGATTCGGCTGAGTCCCGGCAAGTAGGAGTTGCCACGACAAA
This window contains:
- a CDS encoding PQQ-dependent sugar dehydrogenase, translated to MRYLFVIMLILSLSVPAGAAPFMSPDEVPEIANVKKTVLVKGLSHPWGMARLPEGGILITERPGRVQLYQGGEVKSVPGAPETFAEGQGGLLDIALHPDFASNRLVYFSMSIGTEKANRTALSRARFDGERFTDVQELFRVTQTKPDTQHFGSRLVWLPDGTLLMTIGDGGNPPVKVDGKLSRKYAQDLRSHLGKILRFNDDGSPVGSGAFAEEGGLPELYSAGHRNIQGLAHDPIRGTVWVSEHGALGGDELNRIEPGGNYGWPLATFSKEYLFAREISEHTSLPGKVDPSLVWLEGIAPSGLCLYTGDAFPQWKGDLLAGGLRGKTIRLVELDRAGNVTGEKRIEMNERVREISQGPNGLIYVLTDEDDGKLIRLSPGK